From the genome of Tripterygium wilfordii isolate XIE 37 chromosome 6, ASM1340144v1, whole genome shotgun sequence:
TTTAGAGACTGCCAATTCTTGGTCTGTTGGACTAGCTTTAATGATATGGTGCTCAATTATCTATATAAGTTATTCACCGTATGATTGACTTCTAAAATATTCTAAAATCGTACCTTTGTGTGTGAAGTTGAAATTCATGGAAAACAGCCTTCTATTACATTGGATTCTGTAGATGCATGGTAATCCACACTTTGCAGCTTGAAGATTCCTTGCATAGTTACATGCTCTTTGCAGCTTGGAATTTGGGTGGATCTTAATGATACTGTCAAGGCAAAACTAAAGGAAATAACACCTGGTGCTTAAGGCATGCATGTGTGTATCGGGGAAGGGCAAATGTACGCAACCTTACTTAGCATTGCAAAGATAACGCTCCATAGTCCATACAGGATGCTGTTTGGAGTCCCATAGTTCTCCTTCATAAATTGTCAATTCTGTATGAGCTTGTTTAGATAGCTTAACAAATTCatgaagaaaagagaacaatcATTTCTCACAAGTTTAGAAGATATGAAGCATTTTTTTGTGGAGTGGCATTCAATGGGATAGAAAGTCATTTAAGAGTAAGATAGTGGTTCTCAACCTAACTTGTAATGATTGAAATTTGTGTTCTTCCGGTCTTTTGTGTCTGCCCAATTTAGATTTTGAACTCTGTCCTCTAGGCTTCTGCCTCATGCCTCATTGCTTGTGTGACTATATGCAATCTTTACTATAGGGTGTAACCTTAGTGAGGTTAGATTACAACATAAACACACATGCCTAGTATTTGCTCACCAAAAACATTGTCTAAGTGGGAAAAGGCAGGACAGGGAGTTGCTGGGTGTGGTATTTTATCTCAATCATTTGAAAAGAATTTTCATGCTTATTATTTAAAATCCTAATTtataatcaaaaaataaaatagtttaGAACAGTTAATGCATCATTGAATTGAATAGGCAATACATGGTAGAGCATCTCAAGACCTTCTGTGTTTCACCTGCTGAGGTGGGGAGGACAAGAGCTATATCCAATAAAAAGAATGCTTATGGGGAGAAGATGCAGTCAGTGTTACATTCATATGAATCATAAGTCCTCGGCTCCTAGCTCTGTTTTTCACTAAAAAGCAAGGCTTATAGAGGCTTGTACTTAGGTCCATTTGGTAGTTTGACTACATTTACAGATGACCATTCAATCTTATTCCATCATTCTTGTCTTATTGTTTGAAACGTGAGTActcttttcttcatttatttgttgTATAGTTAATTTTATTCTGCtgagttttaatttttaaattgtgGTCTTTGAGAAGTAATTTACGATATGTCCGTCCAAAGCAATGTAGCATTGCATGTGAAGTAATGGCACATATCCGCATTGTGGATAGTTGAGTTGATAACATTTTATCAAAAATGTAATTGTTTCCAAATTGTTGTATGTGGCCGTCTTTATTATGTAACTGATTTATTTTAGCCTATGTCTTGATGGTTATCATGTTAGAATTCTTTTGATATGCAGAAGCGGTTGAAAGCTGGCGCAAAGAAAAACTTCAAGAAGTCAAAAATATGACCATTGGAAGGGAGGGACTGAATTCAACTATTCTGCAAGAGGAAGCTGGTATAGTCTCTTTCATGTGATATAGTTTTGTGGTGTTTGAGCTAATGTTGTCTACGAAATCCTTCGCAATCCGCCATAATAGATTCTGCAGGGGAACTCCGTACTCAATGGCTTAGTGATCACTTTTTTTGAGTGACTAATGTGTAGGGATGCTTGTAAGAGCCTTGGAATCTGATTGGGCTGGATTGTTAGAGGAAATTGGGCTCTGGATACCTGCTCAAATCATTCACCAGGAACACGATGATAAGCCTGAGGGTGCAGAAGAGTCTGGTAATTAATCAAGTCTTCTTGTCAGTCAAAATCTTTCCTACCTGCGgcctttctttctcctattgTCAAGGAGCTGGAGACAGTTGACATTTAGATCTATTAAACTCCTACtcttttttgcccttttggaCCCAACCTGACTTTTCATTTGATTATGTCAAGTCACAGTAAGATAAGGATATCCGTCTATCGTGTACTGAGACATacattttctttctgtttttagAGGAAGAGATTTTACCTGGCAGACCACTTCCTCCTGAATGTCATCCTGAGCTTCACTCAGATTATGATGGTGTTGCCGTTAGATGGGGTCTCACTCACCATAAAGAAAGTGCAGCTGACTGCTGCCAAGCTTGCTTAGATCAGGCTAAGCGAGCGAAACCAGGTGAAAAGAAATGCAATATATGGGTTTATTGCCCATCTGAGACTGGATGCCATTCTCCAGATATTTATGAGCACAAAAATCAGGAGTGCTGGCTGAAATATGTAAGCCTTGGCCTACCTTATTCATTGAACCGCTGCATCCCTTTcctttattattatcattatcttttgttttttgttttgtgattgTATTATCCATAGTGCCCTGAATGTTCACACTGATTATCacatttttcatgttcaaaATGCAGGCAGAAAAGCCTAGACTGAATTTTAAGGACAGATATCCTGAATCATATAGACATTCCCATCCAAACGCACCAACGATTGTTCCTTGGGTCTCTGGTGTCACCAGTATGTGATTGGATTTTATAATCTCCGACGTGGAGCTGGCTCTACCTGCAATCTGTATGTAGCGCTGCTTATATCATTGAATTTTTGTGCTTATACCATTGGATTTTGTCTTATCACGTTGTTTTGGCTTGCAAAAATAGAGGAAGGGGACGGGTTGGGAGAATGATTTTCAAGTTTACGATTTATTTACCGTTCAATTTTTTGTAACACGTGATTCTGGTCATAAGCCCATGATTTGAAGTTGGAAAGCTCGTTGCTTAGGTAACCTGACTTGTAAGACATTAGAAATGGTGTACTTGTTAACCAGAGAAAGTTGATTGTAATGGGATGAGGAAATTCTTTTGTTGTAATAGATTTTTGCATCCTTACTATATGTATTGTTTCATGGGTTTAATCAGCAAGTAACTTTACCATCACCATGACATCTGGGTGCTAAGCTTTTCTCATCAAACCAGGAAATTATGGATTGATCAAACCAGGAAGTATCTTCTCGAATCATTTCCCCCCACCCAATCGTCCAAAGTGCACCATGTTCctgatagtggttgttctataACTTCCCCCCACCCAATCGTCCAAATTACACCATGTTCCTGATAGTGGTATGTTCTATATCTTCCGAAGCTATATGCCTATAGTTGCTTGGATCAACCTTTTTTCCTAGTCGAACTGGATCTCTTCCAGTGAATTGAAGGATTTATTCCGACCAGCAGGGAAAAAATACCTTATCGGGGGAGAACAGCGGGTAAAATGAAAAATCTGGGCTGGCGGCCTATTTAAATTCAACAGAGGTCAGGGGTACATATTTTCACTGCTGGTAAAAGCCCAATCCAATTACATGCTTTAAGATCGGCCCAGTTTCTAGTCATAAAGTCAGCTGGACAACTAATGGGTTGGGCTAGTTTGGGCTCGATCAACCCATTCCTTTTCCACTCACGAAAGACAAAAAATGGGATCTCACCTCTCAAGATTCTGAACAGAAAGATCTTCTGCTGTCTCTGAGCCTGAGGAATCAGATCAGCGAGGGAGGGAGGGTAAGAGAAAGCAAAATGAGTGCAGTAGGGACGCAGCAACTGCATAACGTGTTCGTTTATGGAAGTCTCATGGCGGACGACGTTGTTCGGGTTCTCTTAAAGCGCGTTCCTCACTCCTCTCTGGCTATCCTCCATGGCTAGTCCGTCTCTCTCTGTTAATCCCGTATAATCTATCTGCGTTCTTTCGTTGATCGGCTTGTAATTAGCtagatttgatttgattgaaatTGTGCTAAAATTTGCTTTGTTTTGAAAGCCAAGGCCACCAAAATGGATTTTTGACAACAACTCATATTTTAACTGGATAATTGTTCAATTGAGATCATCGTAGCTATAGCCTCTAAATAAATTCCTTGTGAAGATTATGATATCAAGCTATGATTTCTTTTggtttcttattgttcttgctGCTGTTCTTTTTAACCGTGATTTCTTTATaagggagaaaaaaattgattgtgaACGTTCAGTCACAGGTTTAGTATCAAAGGGCGTGTTTATCCAGCTATTCTGCCAGTTGAGAATAACAAGGTTACTGGAAAGGTCTGTTATAGAGAAGattttatttctatttatttatttttttgttgactCGTGGCATATTCAAGTTGTGTTTATTTTCTTGTGGTTTGGCtttttctatgatttttttttggaatttgatCATGAACAAGAGTTGCAAGTTTCTTTGTGAGCGAACAATCGTCATTGGTTAGAATTGACATTAAATGATATAGTTCTTACTCTGTTGGGATTCCTTACTATAGCTGTTTGAAGAATGATGTAGATGTAGTTTTCCACCAGTTGAATCCTCAGTTCAAGGTCTTTCTTTTATCTTGGCATTTCATGAAGTTTTGTGTTCTGGATAACGTAATGGAATTAATTCTTCTCTTGGGGCCATTGAAGTCAACAACAGTGAaaatttttgttcatatttcaTTTCATATTTGGCCTTCAATATTTTGGCTGTTCTAGTTCTTGTGAGCATCTCTCGTCAATAGCTTATGTATTCCATTTCATTGTTGGCCTTCTATTATCTTGGCCTCAATAGCTTGAGTAAGTTTCTTGCCATTTGTATTGCAGTGCTGGCCTCATTCTCCTATAACTTGACATTACACTGTCTATGGCAACCACCATGACTAGCAGCCAAGGACGGCATTTGATAATTTCATTTTATGCAGTGGACGAATGCTCTATCCATGAACACTCCCTATCATGTTCTTCTCCATCTGATCAAAAATATTAAATGGCCTTATCTTTGGGTGATCATTTAAAGATGATGAAACCCATATGGATGCTAATATTTGGTTGATATTTCTATCATTTTATGATAAATGAGATGAacgtataatttattattattattatatatatctgCAGGTCCTCTTGGGAATTACAGATCCTGAGTTGTATATCTTGGATGAATTTGAGGATGTTGAGTATGAAAGGAGCACTGTTGAGATTTCTCTGAATGTAAGTGCAAAATGAATAACTCAGT
Proteins encoded in this window:
- the LOC119999561 gene encoding uncharacterized protein LOC119999561, producing MARGEWGYQGRGRLGCSCSYKRITLVVCFINIVTALYVLRSLYASIYVYSADDSLDVVRYAPDQIRKMEESIRIRRDKEPKQLVKLLKGLEEFSSQLPVGTLSQAVKERIADEILQRLRSLNANASLSDQGEAVESWRKEKLQEVKNMTIGREGLNSTILQEEAGMLVRALESDWAGLLEEIGLWIPAQIIHQEHDDKPEGAEESEEEILPGRPLPPECHPELHSDYDGVAVRWGLTHHKESAADCCQACLDQAKRAKPGEKKCNIWVYCPSETGCHSPDIYEHKNQECWLKYAEKPRLNFKDRYPESYRHSHPNAPTIVPWVSGVTSM
- the LOC119999650 gene encoding AIG2-like protein D, with protein sequence MSAVGTQQLHNVFVYGSLMADDVVRVLLKRVPHSSLAILHGYHRFSIKGRVYPAILPVENNKVTGKVLLGITDPELYILDEFEDVEYERSTVEISLNEGTEKLQTHTYIWSNKNDPNLYGDWDFEEWKSVHMDDFIKMTNGFVEELKLPDSKPRVTVYESLYGQDCGHDSADS